From a single Nicotiana tabacum cultivar K326 chromosome 8, ASM71507v2, whole genome shotgun sequence genomic region:
- the LOC142163071 gene encoding uncharacterized protein LOC142163071, with translation MTLTTILVVDIFDVWGVDFMRPFMSSCGNTFILVAIGYILKWVEVVALPNNEAQSVVAFLKKSIFTRFGTPRAIISDVVSHFCNKAFDTLLAKYGVNHKVYTPYHPQDSGKVEVCNREIRNILSKTVNANRTDWSKKLNDALWGYMTVYKTPIDNG, from the exons atgactctcaccactattcttgtgGTTGACATATTTGATGTATGGGGCGTTGACTTCATGAGACCTTTCATGAGTTCATGTGGTAACacgttcattctggtggccattggtTATATTTTAAAGTGGGTTGAggtcgtggctttacccaacaatgaggcccagaGTGTTGTGGCTTTTCTCAAGAAAAGTATCTTtactcggtttggcactcctagagcaaTCATTAGTGATGTAGTGTCTCATTTCTGCAATAAggcatttgacactttgcttgcaaagtatggtgtcaatcacaaggtttaTACCCCTTACCATCCTCAAGATAGTGGGAAAGTGGAGGTCTGCAATAGGGAGATCAGGaacatattgtcaaagacggttaatgcaaataggactgactgGTCAAAGAAACTGAATGATGCTTTGTGGGGGTACATGACTgtttacaagactccgattg ATAATGGTTAA